Proteins encoded by one window of Drosophila melanogaster chromosome X:
- the Hsp60A gene encoding heat shock protein 60A, isoform B translates to MFRLPVSLARSSISRQLAMRGYAKDVRFGPEVRAMMLQGVDVLADAVAVTMGPKGRNVIIEQSWGSPKITKDGVTVAKSIELKDKFQNIGAKLVQDVANNTNEEAGDGTTTATVLARAIAKEGFEKISKGANPVEIRRGVMLAVETVKDNLKTMSRPVSTPEEIAQVATISANGDQAIGNLISEAMKKVGRDGVITVKDGKTLTDELEVIEGMKFDRGYISPYFINSSKGAKVEFQDALLLLSEKKISSVQSIIPALELANAQRKPLVIIAEDIDGEALSTLVVNRLKIGLQVAAVKAPGFGDNRKSTLTDMAIASGGIVFGDDADLVKLEDVKVSDLGQVGEVVITKDDTLLLKGKGKKDDVLRRANQIKDQIEDTTSEYEKEKLQERLARLASGVALLRVGGSSEVEVNEKKDRVHDALNATRAAVEEGIVPGGGTALLRCIEKLEGVETTNEDQKLGVEIVRRALRMPCMTIAKNAGVDGAMVVAKVENQAGDYGYDALKGEYGNLIEKGIIDPTKVVRTAITDASGVASLLTTAEAVVTEIPKEDGAPAMPGMGGMGGMGGMGGMGGMM, encoded by the exons ATGTTCCGTTTGCCAGTTTCGCTTGCTCGCTCCTCCATTAGCCGCCAGTTGGCCATGCGCGGCTATGCCAAGGATGTGCGTTTCGGACCCGAGGTGCGCGCCATGATGCTCCAGGGCGTCGATGTGCTGGCCGATGCTGTGGCAGTGACCATGGGCCCCAAGGGTCGCAATGTGATCATTGAGCAGTCGTGGGGCTCGCCCAAAATCACCAAGGACGGCGTCACTGTGGCCAAGTCCATTGAGCTGAAGGACAAGTTCCAGAACATCGGTGCCAAGCTGGTCCAGGATGTGGCCAACAATACCAACGAGGAGGCCGGTGATGGCACCACCACGGCCACCGTTCTGGCTCGCGCCATTGCCAAGGAGGGCTTCGAGAAGATCTCCAAGGGCGCCAATCCCGTCGAGATTCGTCGCGGTGTCATGCTGGCCGTTGAGACCGTCAAGGACAACCTTAAGACCATGTCGCGCCCCGTTAGCACGCCCGAGGAGATCGCCCAGGTGGCCACCATCTCGGCCAACGGTGATCAGGCCATCGGCAATCTCATCAGCGAGGCCATGAAGAAGGTGGGACGCGATGGCGTTATCACCGTCAAGGATGGCAAGACCCTCACCGATGAGTTGGAGGTTATCGAGGGCATGAAGTTCGATCGCGGCTACATCTCGCCGTACTTCATCAACTCCTCGAAGGGCGCCAAGGTGGAGTTCCAAGATGCCCTCCTCCTGCTGTCCGAGAAGAAGATCTCATCGGTGCAGAGCATCATTCCCGCTCTGGAGCTGGCCAATGCGCAGCGCAAGCCGCTGGTCATCATTGCCGAGGATATCGATGGTGAGGCCCTGAGCACCCTGGTGGTGAACCGCCTCAAGATCGGCCTTCAGGTGGCTGCCGTCAAGGCACCCGGCTTCGGCGACAACCGCAAGAGCACCCTCACCGATATGGCCATCGCCTCCGGCGGCATTGTCTTCGGCGATGATGCTGATCTCGTCAAGCTGGAGGACGTCAAGGTTAGCGATTTGGGCCAGGTCGGCGAGGTGGTGATCACCAAGGACGACACCCTGCTGCTGAAGGGCAAGGGCAAGAAGGACGATGTGCTCCGTCGCGCCAATCAGATCAAGGACCAGATCGAGGACACCACCTCCGAGTACGAGAAGGAGAAGCTGCAGGAGCGTCTGGCCCGCTTGGCCTCCGGCGTTGCCCTGCTGCGCGTTGGCGGCTCCAGCGAGGTGGAGGTCAACGAGAAGAAGGATCGCGTCCATGATGCCCTGAACGCCACCCGTGCTGCCGTCGAAGAGGGAATCGTTCCCGGAGGCGGCACCGCTCTGCTGCGTTGCATTGAGAAGCTCGAGGGTGTCGAGACCACCAACGAGGATCAG AAACTCGGCGTGGAGATTGTGCGTCGTGCCCTGCGCATGCCATGCATGACGATTGCCAAGAACGCCGGCGTTGATGGCGCCATGGTGGTGGCCAAGGTGGAGAATCAGGCCGGTGACTACGGCTACGATGCGCTGAAGGGCGAATACGGCAACCTGATCGAGAAGGGCATCATCGATCCCACCAAGGTGGTGCGCACCGCCATCACAGACGCCTCCGGTGTGGCCTCACTGCTGACCACCGCCGAGGCTGTCGTCACCGAGATCCCCAAGGAGGATGGCGCTCCTGCCATGCCCGGCATGGGTGGTATGGGCGGCATGGGAGGCATGGGCGGCATGGGTGGCATGATGTAA